In the Campylobacter sp. RM6914 genome, one interval contains:
- a CDS encoding HD domain-containing protein: MYSIEDIKQNKLIIKADETFAQSRQKMTKFFQKNQGRNFVNFLIKENDDFIKTYLNALVKEYFGDFAPETDAFSLSILATNKYAQGLVSVDSAFEILIVYKNIRGYNIKNFIKTFIELLHSSSINLQIKTIEIDELFLHYKDDIKVKSEISWVRYICGSKSIYRMAKTQIQLAKEHNKLEFLSYHLKPFLPFENIKYLEQEPNLKTGFGGSDEIWHLNCILNCLDSEISVRTQALKFMDEKEISEFNLNTDFLMSLKSALNLTKNSDTFIASSVDEVTNLMQTKSKKTQDTDSIISQKMLSNMNNIAIYSRFLAASLCRPMFKSELNFTQRRAARLSNGLYQIQNIVYTPTHKKPVGINKLIKELLSLKDIDYKFDISTIFYIKRAIITKPELEKAIMNFKKIFARNNTYCILKALLDAQIIQILVKPMEHISQLAQYDGYHNFTVDEHSVLSVKYLENIKDKFIKNLYSELCAEGRIMLKMVTLMHDVGKGVSGDHSVVGSNIFRAYANKLELSAKATNTGVTLIKYHTLMSNIANREDIYSQRVIFGFISKLAEKQNLKLLYILSYCVINATSETLYTPYTAKLLKKLYDLSYESFDDETLLDEATRRVKKEHSIKRNEEFERLDDAIKAKLLKISSNLLFAKHSVVDIINIAKRAYNLTSTQMDVLNNQSLSVKIISNENLNLSALLAVLAAYDLAYMEIYELFDDKFFIRLEFNKNVKNSELLNLKVKADEALHSNENIKLESPKISRDEITFDINHSNEYARLNINAKDQRGLMAYVMSVFGKMNFKITSAKVQTIKNRTRNLFLIEKNDELCYNAEKILKLLISE, from the coding sequence ATGTATAGTATCGAAGATATAAAACAAAATAAATTAATAATCAAGGCAGATGAGACCTTTGCTCAGTCACGTCAGAAAATGACAAAATTTTTCCAGAAAAACCAAGGTAGAAATTTTGTAAATTTTTTGATAAAAGAAAATGACGACTTTATAAAAACATACCTAAATGCACTGGTAAAAGAGTATTTTGGCGACTTTGCGCCTGAAACAGATGCATTTAGTCTTAGTATTTTAGCGACAAACAAATACGCCCAAGGCTTGGTTTCGGTTGATTCCGCTTTTGAAATTTTAATTGTTTATAAAAATATTCGCGGGTATAATATCAAAAATTTTATTAAAACTTTCATCGAACTACTCCACTCTTCTTCCATAAATTTACAGATAAAAACGATAGAAATAGATGAACTTTTTTTACATTACAAAGACGATATAAAGGTAAAAAGTGAAATTTCATGGGTAAGATATATCTGTGGCTCAAAAAGTATCTACAGGATGGCAAAAACCCAAATTCAACTTGCAAAAGAGCACAATAAACTTGAGTTTTTAAGCTATCATTTAAAGCCGTTTTTACCGTTTGAAAACATAAAATACTTAGAGCAAGAGCCAAATCTAAAAACAGGCTTTGGCGGAAGTGATGAAATTTGGCACTTAAACTGCATACTAAACTGCCTTGACAGCGAGATTTCGGTAAGAACTCAAGCTCTTAAATTTATGGACGAGAAAGAAATTAGCGAGTTTAATCTAAACACCGACTTTTTAATGAGCCTAAAATCAGCTCTAAATTTAACCAAAAACTCCGATACCTTTATCGCTTCAAGCGTAGACGAAGTGACAAATTTAATGCAAACCAAGTCTAAAAAGACACAAGATACCGATAGCATAATAAGCCAAAAAATGCTTAGCAATATGAACAATATCGCGATATACTCACGCTTTTTGGCAGCGTCGCTTTGCAGACCTATGTTTAAAAGCGAGCTAAATTTCACTCAAAGAAGAGCCGCAAGACTTTCAAACGGACTATATCAGATACAAAACATAGTCTATACGCCAACACACAAAAAACCAGTTGGTATAAACAAGCTCATAAAAGAACTTTTATCCCTAAAAGATATAGACTATAAATTTGATATAAGCACTATTTTCTACATCAAAAGGGCGATCATAACAAAACCTGAGCTAGAAAAAGCGATAATGAATTTTAAAAAGATATTTGCAAGAAACAATACATATTGTATCTTAAAAGCCCTGCTTGACGCCCAGATCATCCAAATTTTAGTAAAACCGATGGAGCACATATCGCAACTTGCACAATACGACGGTTATCACAACTTTACCGTTGATGAACACAGCGTTCTTAGTGTCAAATACCTTGAAAACATAAAAGATAAATTTATAAAAAATTTATACAGCGAGCTTTGTGCCGAAGGTCGCATAATGCTTAAAATGGTCACTTTAATGCATGATGTCGGCAAGGGTGTGAGTGGCGATCACAGCGTGGTTGGTTCAAATATCTTCCGCGCATACGCAAACAAGCTAGAGCTTAGCGCAAAAGCGACAAACACGGGTGTCACACTGATAAAGTATCATACTCTAATGAGCAACATCGCAAACAGAGAGGACATCTACTCGCAACGCGTGATATTTGGCTTCATATCAAAGCTAGCAGAAAAGCAAAATTTAAAGCTTCTTTACATCCTTAGTTACTGTGTCATAAATGCCACTAGCGAAACACTTTACACCCCATACACGGCAAAGCTACTCAAAAAACTATACGACCTATCATACGAGAGCTTTGACGATGAGACGCTACTTGATGAAGCAACAAGGCGTGTAAAAAAAGAACATAGTATAAAAAGAAACGAGGAATTTGAAAGGCTTGATGATGCTATAAAAGCAAAACTACTTAAAATTTCATCAAATTTATTATTTGCAAAACATAGTGTGGTCGATATCATAAACATAGCAAAACGTGCGTATAACCTAACATCAACTCAAATGGACGTCTTAAACAACCAAAGCTTAAGTGTAAAAATCATCTCAAACGAAAATTTAAATTTATCCGCCCTACTTGCAGTTTTGGCTGCTTACGATCTTGCATATATGGAAATTTATGAGTTGTTTGACGATAAATTTTTCATCCGCTTGGAATTTAACAAAAATGTAAAAAATAGCGAACTCTTAAATTTAAAAGTAAAGGCCGATGAGGCACTTCATAGTAATGAAAATATCAAGCTTGAATCCCCT
- a CDS encoding NCS2 family permease: MDFFKLAQNNTSVRQEFSAGLTTFLAMMYIVPVNAIIMSKAGLPMDALITATALITIFSTILNGLWANTPVAMSVGMGLNAYFTFGLVIGMGMAWQTALGVVFLSGIIFVVLSFTNFRIWVIKSIPLDLRRAISAGIGTFISFIGLQQMGIVVNSDAVLVGLGNLKDPQVLLGIAGIFFVVTFWAWKIRGAFILAVFLTSALAWAVGISPYPSEFISLPASMAPIFLELDIKSVFFDVAGNFTLAFLPVIVVFFVTDLFDSVGTLTGIGTRVGMFDESKKDGVEKLEKTLEADAVATVVGSMIGVSTTTSFVESTSGVEQGGRTGLTAVFCGSFFILTLFMLPLFKAIPANAIYPVLVMVGVLMFTELGTVNFKDTAVSIATFFIVVLMPLTYSITNGLAFGFIAYLIVKLLKREFEDISLGVIVLAFISFIIFLVH, from the coding sequence TTGGACTTTTTTAAACTAGCGCAAAATAACACAAGTGTAAGGCAAGAATTTAGTGCGGGGCTTACGACATTTCTTGCTATGATGTATATCGTGCCTGTTAATGCTATCATTATGAGCAAAGCAGGGCTTCCCATGGATGCACTTATTACCGCGACCGCGCTCATTACGATATTTTCAACTATATTAAACGGACTTTGGGCAAACACTCCTGTTGCGATGAGCGTAGGCATGGGCTTAAATGCTTATTTTACCTTTGGACTAGTTATCGGCATGGGTATGGCATGGCAAACAGCCCTTGGAGTAGTTTTTTTATCAGGTATTATCTTTGTTGTTTTGTCTTTTACAAATTTTAGAATTTGGGTTATAAAGTCCATTCCTCTTGATCTTCGTCGTGCTATAAGCGCCGGTATCGGAACGTTTATAAGCTTTATCGGTCTTCAGCAAATGGGTATCGTAGTAAACAGTGACGCGGTTCTTGTAGGACTTGGAAATTTAAAAGATCCGCAAGTGCTTTTAGGCATCGCCGGGATATTTTTTGTCGTGACTTTTTGGGCTTGGAAGATAAGAGGTGCTTTTATCTTGGCGGTATTTTTAACATCTGCTTTGGCATGGGCAGTAGGTATCTCACCTTATCCTAGCGAGTTTATTTCACTTCCCGCGTCTATGGCTCCGATATTTTTAGAGCTTGATATAAAGAGTGTATTTTTTGATGTAGCAGGGAATTTTACATTAGCGTTTTTGCCGGTTATTGTGGTGTTTTTTGTTACGGATCTATTTGACTCAGTCGGCACATTGACAGGCATTGGTACGCGTGTTGGAATGTTTGATGAGAGCAAAAAAGACGGTGTTGAAAAACTTGAAAAAACATTAGAAGCAGATGCTGTTGCTACCGTTGTTGGCTCTATGATAGGAGTTAGTACAACAACATCTTTTGTAGAAAGCACAAGTGGAGTTGAGCAGGGCGGCAGAACCGGTCTTACGGCTGTTTTTTGCGGTTCGTTTTTCATCCTTACGCTTTTTATGCTACCGTTGTTTAAGGCTATACCTGCAAATGCGATATATCCGGTGCTTGTAATGGTCGGCGTGCTTATGTTTACTGAGCTTGGAACGGTAAATTTTAAAGATACGGCTGTTAGTATAGCGACATTTTTTATCGTTGTTTTGATGCCACTTACGTATTCGATCACAAATGGTTTGGCTTTTGGTTTTATAGCGTATTTGATAGTTAAGTTGTTAAAGCGAGAATTTGAAGATATCAGCCTTGGCGTGATAGTTCTTGCCTTTATTAGTTTTATTATATTTTTAGTTCATTAA
- the mqnE gene encoding aminofutalosine synthase MqnE, translating into MMNLIKKLESGDRINAEEALGLYELDLFDLAKFADAKRRQMHGKKVFFNINRHINPTNICADVCKFCAFSAHRKNPNPYKMSHEEIMQIVDESVKNGAKEIHIVSAHNAQSGWQWYLEIFKKIKLKHPTIHVKAMTAAEIDFLSRHYSLSYDEVIEKMLEYGVDSMPGGGAEIFAEDVRAKICKGKVSSQNWLEIHKKWHKKGKESNATMLFGHIESRADRIDHMLRIRDLQDITGGFNAFIPLVYQRENNYLKDVKFLGSVEILKTMAISRLVLDNMPHIKAYWATSTLNLAMIAQEFGADDLDGTIQKESIQSAAGAASAHGVTLKTFCDLIKTSGFTPVERDSLYNEIKTY; encoded by the coding sequence ATAATGAATTTGATTAAAAAACTTGAGTCCGGCGATCGTATAAACGCCGAGGAAGCGCTTGGACTTTATGAACTTGATCTATTTGATTTAGCAAAATTTGCTGATGCTAAAAGGCGTCAAATGCACGGCAAAAAGGTCTTTTTTAACATAAATCGCCATATAAATCCTACAAATATCTGTGCTGACGTCTGTAAATTTTGTGCATTTTCCGCGCATCGTAAAAATCCAAATCCTTATAAAATGAGCCACGAAGAGATAATGCAAATCGTAGACGAGAGCGTTAAAAACGGAGCCAAAGAGATACATATCGTTTCAGCTCATAACGCACAAAGCGGCTGGCAGTGGTATTTAGAAATTTTTAAGAAGATTAAGTTAAAACACCCAACTATCCATGTCAAAGCGATGACTGCGGCTGAAATAGACTTTTTATCACGCCATTACTCTCTTAGCTACGATGAGGTTATAGAAAAGATGCTTGAATACGGCGTAGACAGCATGCCTGGGGGCGGGGCTGAAATTTTTGCCGAAGATGTTAGGGCTAAAATTTGCAAAGGAAAAGTAAGTAGCCAAAATTGGCTTGAAATTCATAAAAAATGGCACAAAAAAGGCAAAGAAAGCAACGCTACGATGTTGTTTGGTCATATAGAAAGCAGGGCTGACCGTATCGATCATATGCTTAGAATTCGTGATTTGCAAGATATCACGGGTGGATTTAATGCATTTATACCGCTTGTGTATCAAAGGGAAAATAACTATCTTAAAGACGTGAAATTTTTGGGTTCGGTTGAAATTTTAAAAACAATGGCAATCTCTCGTTTGGTGCTTGATAATATGCCTCATATAAAGGCTTACTGGGCTACTTCTACATTAAATTTAGCCATGATAGCTCAGGAATTTGGAGCTGACGATCTTGACGGCACCATACAAAAAGAGAGTATTCAAAGTGCTGCTGGAGCCGCAAGCGCGCATGGGGTTACCTTAAAAACTTTTTGCGACCTGATAAAGACTTCGGGCTTTACCCCTGTTGAACGCGATAGCTTATATAACGAAATAAAAACTTACTAA
- a CDS encoding pilus assembly FimT family protein, with protein sequence MASKRAFTMIELVLVIVIAGILAALAMPRLKRDNLREAAEQIITHIRYAQHLALQDDKFKFDSKGDPQKEWYKKRWNLTFNNTSVTNCNIDKKNKSSWKYHIYHDIAKDGTGNLNSVSEAASNIIKNGHLLSAGWQGISKVACKKVDQSLNIGKRYGVTNVTLEGSCGRNRSQTISFDELGRPMRTVSTTNGGGSARGYDRLLKDSCRINLSDGSSTVSILVHQNTGYACILDPSTNQCKK encoded by the coding sequence TTGGCAAGTAAAAGAGCCTTTACCATGATCGAACTTGTTTTGGTTATAGTTATAGCCGGTATTTTAGCGGCCCTTGCCATGCCTAGACTTAAGCGTGATAATTTACGCGAGGCAGCCGAACAGATAATTACCCACATAAGATACGCGCAACATTTGGCTTTGCAAGATGATAAATTTAAATTTGATAGCAAAGGCGATCCACAAAAAGAGTGGTATAAAAAACGCTGGAATTTAACTTTTAATAATACCTCTGTAACTAATTGCAATATTGACAAGAAAAATAAATCAAGTTGGAAATATCATATATATCATGACATAGCAAAGGATGGAACCGGGAATTTAAATTCCGTGTCGGAAGCAGCTAGTAATATAATAAAAAACGGACATCTTTTAAGCGCAGGTTGGCAAGGTATTTCTAAAGTGGCTTGTAAAAAAGTCGACCAGTCCTTAAACATAGGAAAGAGATATGGAGTAACAAATGTTACGCTTGAAGGTAGTTGCGGAAGAAATAGATCGCAAACTATATCTTTTGATGAGCTAGGAAGACCTATGCGCACAGTAAGTACTACTAATGGCGGCGGATCAGCAAGGGGATATGATAGGCTTTTAAAAGATAGTTGCAGGATAAATTTATCAGATGGAAGTTCAACGGTTAGTATATTAGTGCATCAAAACACTGGATATGCGTGTATTTTAGACCCTTCTACAAACCAATGTAAGAAGTAG
- a CDS encoding phosphoribosyltransferase — protein MFYSYEEFALDVQKMAKQINDEFKPEVILAIARGGLTLGHSLAVALENRNLFTLNSIHYDNTNKLDTIDIFNIPNLTGYKKILLVDDIIDSGESMVEIKRELLKIYPDLEIKIATVFYKQKALLLPDYRVKEATEWVEFFWDIHI, from the coding sequence ATGTTTTATTCTTATGAAGAATTTGCACTTGATGTGCAAAAAATGGCAAAACAAATAAACGATGAGTTTAAGCCTGAAGTCATACTGGCTATAGCACGCGGTGGACTTACTTTAGGCCACTCGTTAGCAGTTGCGCTTGAAAACAGAAATTTATTTACACTAAATTCCATTCACTATGACAATACAAATAAACTAGACACTATCGACATCTTTAATATCCCAAATCTTACCGGATATAAGAAAATTTTATTAGTAGATGATATTATCGATAGTGGCGAAAGCATGGTTGAGATAAAGCGAGAATTGCTTAAAATTTATCCTGATTTAGAGATTAAAATCGCTACTGTTTTTTATAAACAAAAAGCACTTTTATTGCCTGATTATAGAGTCAAAGAAGCGACGGAGTGGGTCGAGTTTTTCTGGGATATACATATTTAG
- a CDS encoding MFS transporter: protein MYVAAILAMCVMYATQPIQPLFEKMLEISRFQASLFTTSFLAPLAVASIVYGYFLEKFSIKNVLFYAFLSFGILEILFAISNGYYLLIFIRGIQGLIAPAALTGIMSYIAQNSPSGEVGQNIGRYVGVTIIGGFIARFLSGLFTDIFGWRFFFFALGISLLMLAFAIQKISQDGSINSIKPTLHDAKEVFKIKHNFYICASIFFVFFSFQAILSFVPFYMMSLGENFSGSKTGMMYLGYVVGVLIAFNVKNIVKFFKNPFLAILVGIVIFILSIFIFWSDSYIVLFTAMVVVCIGNFIAHSVASSTINARAKQYKAMTNGFYVSFYYTGGALGSFAPSFIYQNGGWSAFLLLLTFMLLVAIIFMAILYFNDIKKEKIA from the coding sequence ATGTATGTAGCCGCAATTCTTGCGATGTGCGTCATGTATGCCACACAACCTATCCAGCCACTCTTTGAAAAGATGCTTGAAATTTCACGTTTTCAAGCATCACTTTTTACAACATCTTTTTTGGCTCCGCTTGCCGTTGCTTCTATAGTTTATGGATATTTTTTGGAGAAATTTTCCATAAAAAACGTTTTGTTTTATGCCTTTTTATCATTTGGAATTTTAGAAATTTTATTTGCCATTTCAAACGGTTATTATTTGCTCATTTTTATACGAGGAATCCAAGGACTTATCGCTCCTGCCGCACTTACAGGCATAATGAGCTATATCGCGCAAAACAGCCCAAGCGGCGAAGTAGGGCAAAATATCGGCAGATATGTCGGGGTTACTATTATCGGTGGATTTATAGCAAGGTTTTTATCCGGGCTTTTTACCGATATTTTTGGCTGGAGATTTTTCTTTTTCGCGCTTGGAATTTCTCTTCTTATGCTAGCCTTTGCGATACAGAAAATATCTCAAGACGGCAGCATAAATTCGATAAAGCCTACCTTACATGATGCTAAAGAGGTTTTTAAAATAAAGCATAATTTTTACATTTGCGCCTCTATATTTTTTGTATTTTTCTCTTTTCAAGCCATACTTAGTTTTGTTCCGTTTTACATGATGAGTCTTGGCGAAAATTTTAGCGGTTCAAAAACGGGCATGATGTATCTTGGCTATGTTGTGGGAGTTTTGATAGCGTTTAATGTTAAAAATATTGTCAAATTTTTTAAAAATCCTTTTTTGGCGATTCTTGTCGGAATAGTGATCTTTATCCTAAGCATTTTTATATTTTGGTCTGATAGCTATATCGTTTTATTTACGGCTATGGTTGTTGTTTGTATAGGAAATTTTATAGCGCATTCTGTGGCTTCAAGTACCATAAACGCCAGAGCAAAGCAGTATAAAGCTATGACGAATGGGTTTTATGTGAGCTTTTACTATACCGGCGGTGCACTTGGCAGCTTTGCCCCTAGTTTTATTTATCAAAACGGAGGATGGAGTGCGTTTTTACTACTTTTGACATTCATGCTTTTAGTAGCTATAATCTTTATGGCTATTTTGTATTTTAACGACATTAAAAAAGAGAAAATTGCATGA